A stretch of Arachis hypogaea cultivar Tifrunner chromosome 15, arahy.Tifrunner.gnm2.J5K5, whole genome shotgun sequence DNA encodes these proteins:
- the LOC112748975 gene encoding uncharacterized protein — protein sequence MNLEGVDDEVRCRTFPVTLAGPTIRWFNALPQGSITTFADISCAFLAQFTTRIAKTKHPINLLGVTQRNSELTRKYLDRFNDECLEIDGLTDSVASLCLTNGLLNEDFRKHLTTKPVWTMQEIQNMAREYINDEEVSQVVAANKR from the coding sequence atgaacctggaaggggTGGATGATGAAGTAAGATGTCGCACCTTCCCCGTGACCTTAGCTGGACCGACAATTCGATGGTTCAATGCTCTCCCCCAGGGTTCTATAACCACCTTTGCTGACATCAGTTGCGCCTTTCTAGCTCAGTTCACCACACGCATCGCTAAAACGAAGCACCCGATCAACCTGCTCGGGGTGACACAGAGAAACAGCGAGCTGACCAGGAAGTACCTTGATAGGTTCAATGACGAGTGCTTGGAGATCGATGGCCtaaccgactcggtggccagCTTGTGCTTGACGAACGGGTTGTTGAACGAGGATTTCAGAAAACATCTCACCACCAAGCCCGTGTGGACGATGCAAGAAATCCAGAACATGGCCAGGGAATATATCAATGATGAAGAGGTTAGCCAGGTTGTGGCAGCCAACAAACGGTAG